The following are from one region of the Polyangiaceae bacterium genome:
- a CDS encoding S46 family peptidase yields MLSRRTLLSLSLLLASCGPSAAPPPAAPAVPAPAPAPAPEAKAGYEDPGGMWVPRQLLEQSDQLKKLGLAIDPAALADPMAYPLGAVVSLGGCSASFVSPDGLIVTNHHCATGALQYSSTPKENLLEKGYLAKTRSDEKWNGPSARVFVTQAFTDVTERVRKGLEAIKTDEARYDAIEKREKELIAECEKKPNVRCEVAEMFGGGQFLLIERLEIRDVRLVYAPPSGVGNFGGEIDNWRWPRHAGDFSFLRAYVGKDGKPADHAADNVPFKPRMHLKLATSPLSAGDLVFVAGYPGRTYRLYTAEETKEAVEWHYPKRIALFEQYLAMLEALGKDDPDVKIKATPLSRGLSNALTYTKGALEGLTKGGALAEREKRDQELEQWIEGETGRKQHYGKVFSDLERVFEERRRTRDADFALWELVRLSGLADAATTIARMASERKKPDAERDPRYQERNWKNLEQAQEALDKRYSAKLEAGLISLALERATKLSDAKMRDQILGAFVEKKNPTQEDIDKAVQGALAKTKLSDAKARVKLLKTATPAQIKASRDPLLQAAAKLTPLLLDMDKREHARDGALALVRPLYVAALKEKTPGPLAPDANGTLRVTYGTVRGYKPTPSAKTYEPFTRVEGIVKKATGKDPFDAPEKLLTLVKEKKFGPYTDPALGSVPVDFLADLDITGGNSGSPTLNARGELVGLAFDGNYEAMASDWLFMPDITRSIHVDLRYVLWVMDAVGGADALLQEMGVKPAIP; encoded by the coding sequence ATGCTGTCGCGCCGAACTCTCCTTTCTCTTTCCCTGTTGCTCGCGAGCTGCGGCCCGAGCGCCGCGCCCCCGCCGGCCGCACCGGCCGTCCCAGCTCCCGCCCCTGCCCCTGCGCCGGAGGCGAAGGCCGGATACGAAGATCCTGGGGGCATGTGGGTGCCCCGACAGCTCCTCGAGCAGTCCGATCAACTGAAGAAGCTCGGCCTCGCCATCGACCCCGCGGCGTTGGCGGACCCGATGGCGTACCCGCTGGGCGCCGTGGTGAGCCTGGGCGGCTGCTCGGCGTCCTTCGTCTCGCCCGACGGATTGATCGTGACCAACCATCACTGCGCCACCGGCGCGCTGCAGTACAGCTCCACGCCCAAGGAGAACTTGCTCGAGAAGGGCTATCTGGCCAAGACCCGCTCCGACGAGAAATGGAACGGCCCCTCGGCTCGGGTGTTCGTCACGCAGGCCTTCACCGACGTCACCGAGCGCGTGCGCAAGGGTCTCGAAGCCATAAAGACCGACGAGGCCCGCTACGACGCCATCGAGAAGCGCGAAAAGGAGCTCATCGCCGAGTGTGAGAAGAAACCAAACGTGCGCTGCGAGGTCGCGGAGATGTTCGGCGGCGGTCAGTTCCTGCTGATCGAGCGCCTGGAGATCCGCGACGTGCGCCTGGTGTACGCGCCGCCCTCGGGCGTCGGTAACTTCGGCGGCGAGATCGACAACTGGCGCTGGCCACGCCACGCGGGGGACTTCTCCTTCTTGCGCGCCTATGTGGGCAAGGACGGCAAACCGGCGGACCACGCGGCGGACAACGTGCCCTTCAAGCCGCGGATGCACTTGAAGCTCGCCACGAGCCCGCTCTCCGCGGGGGACCTGGTGTTCGTGGCGGGCTACCCCGGCCGCACCTATCGCCTGTACACCGCGGAGGAGACGAAGGAAGCGGTGGAGTGGCACTACCCGAAGCGCATCGCCCTGTTCGAGCAGTACCTGGCCATGCTGGAAGCGCTGGGCAAGGACGACCCGGACGTGAAGATCAAGGCCACGCCCTTGAGCCGCGGGCTCTCCAACGCCCTCACCTACACCAAGGGCGCATTGGAAGGGCTGACCAAGGGCGGCGCGCTGGCAGAGCGCGAGAAGCGCGACCAAGAGCTCGAGCAGTGGATCGAGGGCGAGACTGGGCGCAAGCAACACTACGGCAAGGTGTTCTCGGATCTCGAGCGTGTGTTCGAAGAACGGCGTCGCACGCGGGATGCGGACTTCGCTCTGTGGGAGCTGGTGCGCTTGAGCGGCCTGGCGGACGCCGCGACCACCATCGCGCGCATGGCGAGCGAACGCAAAAAGCCCGACGCCGAGCGCGATCCTCGCTACCAGGAGCGCAACTGGAAGAACCTGGAGCAAGCGCAAGAGGCCCTGGACAAGCGCTATTCGGCCAAGCTCGAGGCCGGGCTCATCAGCCTGGCCCTGGAGCGCGCGACGAAGCTCTCCGACGCGAAGATGCGCGATCAGATCCTGGGCGCCTTCGTCGAGAAGAAGAACCCGACCCAGGAAGACATCGACAAGGCCGTTCAGGGCGCTCTGGCCAAGACCAAGCTCTCCGACGCCAAGGCGCGGGTGAAGCTCCTGAAGACGGCGACCCCGGCGCAGATCAAGGCCAGCCGGGACCCGCTGCTGCAGGCCGCGGCAAAGCTCACGCCGCTCTTGCTGGACATGGACAAGCGAGAGCACGCCCGGGATGGCGCGCTGGCGCTGGTACGCCCGCTGTACGTCGCCGCCCTGAAGGAGAAGACGCCGGGACCGCTGGCGCCGGACGCCAACGGCACGCTGCGCGTCACCTACGGCACCGTGCGCGGCTACAAGCCCACGCCGAGCGCGAAGACGTACGAGCCCTTCACTCGAGTGGAGGGCATCGTGAAAAAGGCGACCGGCAAGGATCCCTTCGACGCTCCGGAAAAGCTCCTGACCCTGGTGAAGGAGAAGAAGTTCGGCCCCTACACCGACCCTGCGCTGGGCTCGGTGCCCGTGGACTTCCTGGCAGATCTCGACATCACCGGAGGCAACAGCGGCTCCCCCACCCTCAATGCCCGCGGTGAGCTCGTGGGGCTCGCCTTCGACGGCAACTACGAGGCCATGGCGTCGGACTGGTTGTTCATGCCCGACATCACGCGCTCCATCCACGTGGACCTGCGCTACGTGCTGTGGGTGATGGACGCGGTGGGCGGCGCCGACGCGCTGCTCCAGGAAATGGGCGTCAAGCCCGCCATCCCTTGA
- a CDS encoding DUF779 domain-containing protein, which translates to MTRSPWASSDLVAKPNRVEITDAAREVVKELREQHGPLLFHQSGGCCDGSAPMCYPEGDFRTGAQDVHLGEVEGCPVYMGRAQFEYWKHTQLIIDVVPGRGAGFSLEAPMGVRFLTRSRVFDDAEIAALEAT; encoded by the coding sequence ATGACCCGAAGCCCATGGGCTTCTTCTGATCTCGTGGCCAAGCCCAACAGAGTCGAGATCACGGACGCTGCTCGCGAAGTCGTCAAAGAGCTTCGCGAGCAGCACGGGCCGCTCTTGTTTCATCAGTCCGGAGGCTGCTGCGACGGGAGCGCGCCCATGTGCTACCCGGAGGGCGACTTCCGCACCGGGGCTCAGGACGTGCACCTGGGCGAGGTGGAAGGCTGCCCGGTGTACATGGGCCGGGCGCAGTTCGAATACTGGAAGCACACCCAGCTGATCATCGACGTGGTTCCCGGCCGCGGCGCGGGCTTCTCCCTGGAGGCTCCCATGGGAGTGCGCTTCTTGACGCGATCGCGGGTGTTCGACGACGCCGAGATCGCGGCGCTGGAAGCGACGTGA